GTCCGGACAGGGTGTCTTGTCGACCGAGCTGTGTTCGACGGTGCCAACCGATGCACGGGTGTCGCGGTTCTTGAGGACGGCGAGGGACGTATGATCGAAGCCGATCGGGCGGTCATTCTGTGCGGTGGTGCCATCGGTTCGCCGGTCATCCTGTCACGCTCGGGCGTCGGTCCGGCCATACACCTTCGTTCTCTGGGCATTGATATGGTGGCCGACCTGCCAGGGGTCGGCGAGAACCTGCACGATCACCTGCTCTCTGGTGGCAATCTTTACCGCGCTAAACGGCCGGTGCCGGCGAGCCATTATCAGCATTCGGAATCGCTGATGTACATCGACAGCGGCAGCAGTGGGGTGCCGGAGGTCGCGCTTGCCTGTGTCGTCCTGCCGGTGGTGACCGAGTGTTTCGAGGCCCCGCCCGTGGGCGAGGCTTACACGATCATGTTCGGATTTACCCATCCCAAAAGCCGGGGTCGATTGGAGCTCACATCGGCGGATCCGCTTCTCCCTCCGCGGATCGATCCCAACTATCTGGCCGAGGAGGCCGATCGCGAGGCCTATCTGCATGCGCTCGACAGGGCGCGGGTGGTGGGCGCGGCGGCATCCCTTGACGACTGGCGCGATGTTGAACTTCTGCCCGCCGCATCCGTCCGCAGCCGCCAAGACCGCCTGGCCTTCTTGGCGCAGGCCGCCTTCACCCATCACCATCCGGTCGGGACTTGCCGCATGGGTGGCGGCGAGCCGGCAGTCGTCGGTCCGAATCTTGCGGTGCGCGGTGTTGAAGGACTCTATGTCATCGACGCCTCGGTCATGCCGTCGATTACCGCAGGGCCTGTGAACGCGGCTGTCGTGGCGATTGCCGAGCGGGCGAGCGATCTCTTGCGCGGCCTGGCGCCGCTGCCGCCATTCGATCCACGTGACATCGGCGCCGGGCAGTAGCAAGCTCTAACCCAGCGTCTCTTCACCTCAGTGGAACAAGGTCATGCAGAACAGCCGCGAGTTAGAGGCACGCCGCGATCTTGCCGCGGCCCACCGCCTGGCGGTGCGCGACGGCTTGAACGAAGGCACGTGGAACCATTTCAGCGTGATGTCGCCAGACGATCCCGACGTCATGTTGATCTCGCCGGGCTACGTGCACTGGTCCCAGGTCACCGCCAGCAATCTAGCCGCCGTCGGGCCCGACGGCGAACCGGTGTCGGGCGAGACCCGGCCGACGGTCGCCGGATGGATCATCCACTACCCAGTGCATCAGGCGGTGCCGGAGGCCAAGTGCCTGATGCATGTTCACGCGCCCTATATCACCGCCTTGTCGATGAAGAAGGACGTGCGCCTCGACACCTGTTCGTCGCAACAGGCGGCTCAGTTTCATGACGACGTCGCCTATTTCGAAGTCTATGACGGTCTGTTGAACTCCGAGGACGAGGGCAAGCGCATGGCCCATGCCATGGGCGACAAGCGGGTCTTGATGATGCGCAACCACGGCGCCATGGTCGCTGGCCCCGACGTCGCCAACACCTATGTCGATCTCTATCAGCTCGAGCGCGCCTGCATGTATCAGGTATTGGCTATGAACGGCGGTGGTGACCTGGCCCAGATCCCCGACGATGTCGCCAAGGCGATGGCGGCGCAGGCGCGCGACGGCCACAGCGAACAGCACTTTGGCGCCATGCGTCGATTGATCGATGCCAAGGAACCGGACTACGCGACCTAGCGTTCCGTCTGTTGTTCCGTTACGGCTTGGTCAAGACAGGTCAGAAGCAGGCTGATAGCGATCGTTTTTTCTTCATGGGCCAGTGTGATCGCCTGAAATGGAATGGTGTAGTGCAGTCGCGAACCGTTGAGCGCCGTCATGGTGCCGCGATCGGTAAAGATGCTGCCGTAGCTTTCGGGTAAGAACCCGAGATAACCGCCTGTCAGGATCAGCGTTGCTAGGCCTTCGAGGTCATTGGCGTATGCACTTGGCCGGACTTTGAGGTCGGCAAGCGTTGCCGAAAAGCCGGAGTCATAGGAAAGCGCTGCGAAGTCTTGGGATCTGACGGCTGCCAGCGTGGGGCGCGTGGTTTTCGACGCGCCCAGTGGATGGCGCAATCCGCAGTAAAGCAAGTCCAACTCATCGTAGAGATGTCGGTAAAAGAACCCCTTCTTGCGCGCGAGAACGGGTTTCAGGCCTAAATGGCAGCGTCGGTTGATGAGATCCGACTCCATGTCTTCCGGTGACACCTTGCGAAGCGAGACGGTGACCCCTGGTGCCTTCTTCAGGAACTGCGCGATGGCGCCAGGCAGGTCGAACGCCGGATTGGGCACGGTGGCGTCGGCAACGGCCACAATGACCGTCCCGGCGATCTCCTGATGGATCTCGTGAATGTGTCGGCGAAAGTTCTCGATCGACACCATCAGATCGCCGGCACGCTCCAGGACCACGCGGCCTTCTTCGGTCAGGCGAAATCCCGCCGGCCCACGCTCGCACAGGCGAAGATTGAGACGTGTCTCGAGGTCGCTCAATTGTCGGCTTATTGTTGACCGGCCGACATTCAAAGCGTTTTCCGCGGCACTGACGCCGCCACACTCCGCGACCGTTCGAAACACCCGCAAGAGATGCAAGTCGACGTCGCCTATATGGCCGGAGAAGCGCACCATGCAACGGTCCCCATTGTCGGGTCCTCTATCTGGAATGTTTCATAACTATACACGCAATAGCATCAATGTTGCGGTTCTTTTCAGGACGGCGCCAAAGTAGTTTCGAAGCGACGTCTTGGGAACGGGAGATAAGCCATGCTCAACACCACCAGCCGACCCGTGAAGATCGATGTGCTGCGGGCCTTCATGGAGGACATCCTGCGCGCTGTCGGATTCGATGACGAAACCGCGGGAACACTTGCCGACATCCACCTGGAATCCGATCTGCGTGGCGTCTACGTGCAGGGCTTCAACCATCTGATCAACACCCATGTGCAGAAGTACATGGCCGGTAAGGCTGACCCCAGCGCCAAGCCGGTGGTCGCCAAGGAGGGGCCGAGCTATGCATTGATCGACGGCAAGCGCGGACCCGGCCCGATCGCCGTCTTGAAGGCCTGCGACGTCGCCGTTGAGAAGGCCAAGGAGACCGGCACAGCCATCGTCGGCGTTTATCACAGCCACGACGCCTTTCAGGCCGGCCTCTACGCCGAACGCATCGCGCGTCACGACCTCGTCGGCATGATCTTCTCCGACGACAACGTGCCGGTCGTCCATCCGCTCGGCGGGACCCAGCCAATCATCGGCAGCAACCCGCTCGCTTGCGCTGTGCCGTCTACCGGCGATCCGTTCCTGACCGACTTCACGCCATGCGTCACCCTGCCGACCTACGTACGTTACTCCCAACGCTATGAAGCCCAGATGGACGAGGGCCTGGTGGCTGACGCCGACGGTAACCCGACCACCGATCCGTTCCAGGTCTGCACCGGTATTGGCCACACCCTGGATATCGGGGCAATCAATCCTGGCGGCAGCAAGGGCTATGGTCTCCTGTTGATGATCGACTTCCTGTCGGGCGCCCTGGTCGGCGCTGATATGGGGCTGGACCACATCACCAAGAAGGACGCTCATAAGGGGCATCTGCTGATCGCCATCGATCCCAACATCTTCGGCGATGCCGAGACGTTCAAAGCCGCCGTGACCGCGCGCATGGAAGCGATCCGCGCGTCGAAGAAGGCGCCGGGCGTTGACGCCATCCGCATTCCCGGCGAAGGCAGCTTTGCGCGCCGCAAGAAGGCGTTGGAGACCGGCGAGGTCCAGATCGACCGCCTGTGCTGGGACGACAGCCTGAAGCTCGCTCAGGAGCTCGGCATCACTCCGCCAAACATCGACTAGTCGTAGTAGCCGGCCCTGACCGTCGCGCCGATGAAGTTGCAGATTAGGCGTTCGGCATAGATCAGCGTCAGATCGCGCACGTCGTGGCTGGGCGCGATCTCGACCAGATCCATGCCCAGGACGCGGCCCTTCTTCACCAGTCCATGGAGCAGTTTGTGCATCTGTTCCCACGTCACACCGCCCGGCGTTGGCGACATGACCGCCGGCATGATAGTCGGATCCAAACCGTCCGCATCAATGGTCAGGTAATAGGGGCCGCCATCGGGAATGCGGTCGAGCACCGCCTGCATCCCCATATCGTGTAGCTCATAGGCCGTGATCATGTCGCAGCCATAGTCGCGTGCGTCGTCGACTTCGCCCTGTCGCGCGCTGCCGATGCCGCGCAAGCCGATCTGGACGATATCGCCGAACCAGTCCATTTCAGACGCTCGACGAATCGGGCTTGAGTACCCGTCGGTCACGCCGTTCACGTCGTGGCGCCAGTCCAGGTGGGCGTCGACATGGACGAGCGTGATGGGCCCATGGTTCTCCAGCGCACGCATGACCGGGATCGGAATGCCGTGGTCACCGCCGATGGTCACCA
This Pseudomonadota bacterium DNA region includes the following protein-coding sequences:
- a CDS encoding GMC family oxidoreductase N-terminal domain-containing protein — encoded protein: MAYDYVIVGAGTAGCVLAARLSEYDAASICLLEAGGPASDPRIADPAQWPSLQGSAIDWRFETEPQVHSAGRRHAWPRGRVIGGSSALHAMAHVRGHPSDFEGWVADGCDGWGYADLMPYFIRSENSDDPGSAYHGDSGPITLIRPDKPHPLTMCYMAAGESLGIAPTSDHNGPCMIGPTLNTLTIADGKRQSVADAYLRPAIDRPNLHVRTGCLVDRAVFDGANRCTGVAVLEDGEGRMIEADRAVILCGGAIGSPVILSRSGVGPAIHLRSLGIDMVADLPGVGENLHDHLLSGGNLYRAKRPVPASHYQHSESLMYIDSGSSGVPEVALACVVLPVVTECFEAPPVGEAYTIMFGFTHPKSRGRLELTSADPLLPPRIDPNYLAEEADREAYLHALDRARVVGAAASLDDWRDVELLPAASVRSRQDRLAFLAQAAFTHHHPVGTCRMGGGEPAVVGPNLAVRGVEGLYVIDASVMPSITAGPVNAAVVAIAERASDLLRGLAPLPPFDPRDIGAGQ
- a CDS encoding class II aldolase/adducin family protein codes for the protein MQNSRELEARRDLAAAHRLAVRDGLNEGTWNHFSVMSPDDPDVMLISPGYVHWSQVTASNLAAVGPDGEPVSGETRPTVAGWIIHYPVHQAVPEAKCLMHVHAPYITALSMKKDVRLDTCSSQQAAQFHDDVAYFEVYDGLLNSEDEGKRMAHAMGDKRVLMMRNHGAMVAGPDVANTYVDLYQLERACMYQVLAMNGGGDLAQIPDDVAKAMAAQARDGHSEQHFGAMRRLIDAKEPDYAT
- a CDS encoding LysR family transcriptional regulator produces the protein MVRFSGHIGDVDLHLLRVFRTVAECGGVSAAENALNVGRSTISRQLSDLETRLNLRLCERGPAGFRLTEEGRVVLERAGDLMVSIENFRRHIHEIHQEIAGTVIVAVADATVPNPAFDLPGAIAQFLKKAPGVTVSLRKVSPEDMESDLINRRCHLGLKPVLARKKGFFYRHLYDELDLLYCGLRHPLGASKTTRPTLAAVRSQDFAALSYDSGFSATLADLKVRPSAYANDLEGLATLILTGGYLGFLPESYGSIFTDRGTMTALNGSRLHYTIPFQAITLAHEEKTIAISLLLTCLDQAVTEQQTER
- a CDS encoding Ldh family oxidoreductase; protein product: MLNTTSRPVKIDVLRAFMEDILRAVGFDDETAGTLADIHLESDLRGVYVQGFNHLINTHVQKYMAGKADPSAKPVVAKEGPSYALIDGKRGPGPIAVLKACDVAVEKAKETGTAIVGVYHSHDAFQAGLYAERIARHDLVGMIFSDDNVPVVHPLGGTQPIIGSNPLACAVPSTGDPFLTDFTPCVTLPTYVRYSQRYEAQMDEGLVADADGNPTTDPFQVCTGIGHTLDIGAINPGGSKGYGLLLMIDFLSGALVGADMGLDHITKKDAHKGHLLIAIDPNIFGDAETFKAAVTARMEAIRASKKAPGVDAIRIPGEGSFARRKKALETGEVQIDRLCWDDSLKLAQELGITPPNID
- a CDS encoding agmatinase — encoded protein: MTDTLTQAPGKPCATFLDFPLALDLDKLDADIAILGIPFGMPYSPPEQANDQSRAPDALRQAAMDVSYTLNHYDWDLGGPLLDNRSIKVVDCGNVTADAYDAALHYKRAEAAARRIFDAGAVLVTIGGDHGIPIPVMRALENHGPITLVHVDAHLDWRHDVNGVTDGYSSPIRRASEMDWFGDIVQIGLRGIGSARQGEVDDARDYGCDMITAYELHDMGMQAVLDRIPDGGPYYLTIDADGLDPTIMPAVMSPTPGGVTWEQMHKLLHGLVKKGRVLGMDLVEIAPSHDVRDLTLIYAERLICNFIGATVRAGYYD